The proteins below come from a single Zea mays cultivar B73 chromosome 8, Zm-B73-REFERENCE-NAM-5.0, whole genome shotgun sequence genomic window:
- the LOC103637239 gene encoding uncharacterized protein, producing MMLSLRFKFETSRRSCYVYDSILMFLKIIHLLNNSFQLARLYLRLRQSFLYFCLWWNQHGLGGDNVFGSCRPLHNGLVSLMHWSGKGKPWDRLDAGKPCALDHTWKAYDLYIGENDSSSASASSG from the exons ATGATGTTATCTTTGCGGTTTAAATTTGAAACAAGTAGGAGGTCTTGTTATGTATATGACTCTATTCTGATGTTTTTGAAGATCATCCATTTACTCAACAACAGCTTCCAGCTTGCAAGACTATACTTGCGACTCAGACA GTCATTCTTGTACTTCTGTTTATGGTGGAACCAGCACGGCCTGGGCGGCGACAACGTGTTCGGTAGCTGCCGTCCTCTCCATAACGGGCTCGTCAGCCTCATGCACTGGTCTGGGAAGGGCAAGCCATGGGACCGTCTCGACGCCGGCAAGCCTTGCGCACTGGACCACACCTGGAAGGCGTACGACCTCTACATTGGCGAGAATGATTCATCATCAGCATCAGCTTCATCGGGGTAa